The DNA sequence GGGTGTTCTTTTTATTTCACATCATAAATTACAGCATCATTCTATTTTCCTAAATAGTGCTCTATTGAGTTGGTCATAACGCAAATATTGAGGTAATACCTTCTCACCACTGTCATTGCCAACAACTCTGATTTCTAGTCCAACACATGCAGCCTCAGGTGCAAGAGGTATTTCATCATAATTCAGAAATTGTATAGCACCAGGATCATAACGAAAGAACCCAAAATCATGGACCTGCAAAAGTGTATGTATATAGTAGGTTGTATCAAGAGGCACAGAGAAAATAGAACCCAAAATCAGGGAAAGAAAAGAGTTAAGCAATGATAAACCAATcaaataaatgaaaataaattaaataacaagtATCTGTGAACAACATACTTAGTTATTATAGTATTTAAACATATGTAAGAAGTCCTGTGCAAGAAGGTTAAAGACATGAATTTTATTTCTTAGGACAAAGATCTTAAGCTCTtggaaagaaataagaaaaatgtAACGACAAAACACAACAAAATAGGAATACTAAAGGTGGTTGAGATTATGCATAAAACAATCATCATTTGTACAACAACGTTATACTGATCTTCAATCTGACCATAGGTAATAACCATAGTACCACACAAACAATCTTTTATTATAACTGCTTGTTTCTTAAAAGAAACAGTATGAATACCAATTATTTGCCATGTTTCACATGTCAGTACCAGTTATCACAAAATTTTCCTGCATCCCTCCCAAGTCATGCGAGCATTTGTGCAAATTCAACTAGGTAATTACGGGAAGCAGAATACATTGCAGAAATCACCATTACCCCAATCAACAACGAAAAAGGGATTCTCCTGAGTTACCACCATTACCAATTAATTATGGCAGCACAATGAACTGTCCAAGTCGAAGCTCGGAAATCATCAATTTAACGACAGAaacaaaagcacaaaaaaaggagggGGGAGAGGGAGGACAAAAAAAAGGTTCACTCACTGGATCTCTGTATATTGGATGCACTGGAACTTCTTCGCGGTTCAAAAACATGGCCTCTGCAACTACAGGACCTAGACATAACAAATAAAAGAATGTATATGACGAAGATATTAACACCAAATAGGTAGCGGAAAATAGAAGAAACTCCGATCATTGATCGTATAGTGTGGTACCGGGCTTGACAACGTGGCGATTGGTGAGGATGATGCCGCGGCGCTTGTCGACGATGAAGCCGGTGGCGTAGCTGGCACCGGCAGACTCAGTGTCGAACGAGCGGCATGCGGTTGTGCGGAGGACGACGACAGCGGGGACGACCTTGCTGAGTGCTCTCCGCCAATCCTCAGCGGTAGCGACGTTCTCCTGCAACGGGGGCGGATCGATCTCCATGCAGAGCTCATCGGCCTTGACGGCGGCGCCACCAGCAGCATCGGAGTCCAATCCATCGGATCCCAACCTCTCGTCGACTTGATCTCCCATTCTCGTGCTAGCTAGGGTTCAGGAGTGAATGAAGGAAGCTTAAAAGCTTTTGAGAGTAGTAACAAACCAGTGAGTTCACGCCAACGAGTCGAGTGAGTTAGTCAGTGAGTGAGTGAGGTAACAGCTACGCCTGCCAGAGAGAGTACAGACACAGCTTCAACAGCGAGTTTGGGTTTCAACTTTCAACTCGCTGCCGTGTAATTGTGTAAACGCGACTCACTGACTCACCAACCAGGCCCCTCTTTTTTCCGAACTCCAATTGCAGCTGCTATCATCACACTATTATTGTAGTTCcaataatcaaatcaaataatgaATCAGTCGTCCTCTCAGaaattttctttattgtttCATTATTTCGCTCATATTGTTAAGTACTTTCCTTTGCACTACTCactattttcctttttttttttttttgtgacagCGGACACCGCAgctcaatttttattatttgtcaCTTGGGAAATGTTAAGTTGTTACTTGTTACACACATGGAAAAAAAACATTAGAAGTTTAGAACACACAATTTTATATTCACATAAAATATAGAAAACTTAACTactttttggtgttttttttttttactaaatttaaCTACTGGATTAGTATGAATTTTACTATGTCACGGCATGCTTTTTATTGTGTTtgtttgaaattaattttagcatattttaaaattttctctAATAAATACCctagaaaatagaaatatttattaaaatataaaagtaaaatttctttatgaaagattaataattttttaatatttattttttgtattccTAACATGTCTTCAAATCTAAAATAatgttaaataaataattgtttatttacatacttttatttttctatacaACTCAAACTCAATGACATTGTACAAATTGATATTATCCTCGTACGTCAAAGACAAAAGGAAGTAGTCAAATTAAAATGGGAAATCCAAACTATATGCCGGCTCAGCTTCACGTTATGCGAAGTTGCACAAGTTTTTTATTCTTCATTTTCATTTCTAACAAATTTTtctatagaaaaaaaaaaaacccatcAAACTTGCAATCCAATGACTCATGGTTTGTTTATACTTTATACTTATAAGTTGTTGAAAATAAGAACCTTATATAaagtctttttaaaaaatcacttaGAATTTCAAGCCTCCCTTGTTGACCATGCAGTCTACTACCATAAGtttactctttttttctctttctcttttggGTTTTTAATAAGCTCCTCTTTTTTAAGCCCGCCGGGAAAGAAACAAAGAAGTGTACTATTATAATCCATGGCAGACATGGAAACAAAGAAAGGGATAATTAGCCTTTTTAGCACTACCACTACTAGTGTATCATTTTTATACACAAAGTTTCTTTACAAACCAACTACAAAATCATGCTCCTTATCCTCTCACAACATTGGTTTATTGACAGTCACCAGTCACAAGATACCTACACAAATGGCCTGGACTGGCATACTTTACTTTCAAGTATTATTATCATTTTTCCCCCTCTAtggaaagaaaaagagaaactaTGATTTTGAAGGAACTTCTGAAGCAATAGGAAGATCACTTGTGGGTGTGCATACAAGAGCCCTTTGCTGTAAATGCCTTAAACTCTGTTCCATGCTAACTTGCACCATCTCAGCCAGCATCTTCTTTGCTTTACCTGATTGATCATCCCCATCAATCTGTGAAATGATGTTGCACACTATGTTCTCAAGAGTGTCTGGCTGAATTTCAGATCTCGGGTAAGGAGACTCTCTTAGCAGCTGCAAAAGGGTGCGTGCCTTCGACTGAGACTTTGGAGTCCCCTGAACAGTTAGCTCCAGAAGTCCCGGGATCACGCCTTCTCTAAGGATTGGTTCCCTGTATTTACACCTGTCGCTTTCGCACATTGTCAATAGCGCTCCAACGGCGTGCTCCCTGCTCTGGAGTGTCCCGCTCTCAAGAACCTCCACAACTGCCAGCACGCCGCCTTCTTCCAATGTCAGGGCGATTCTTCCCTCGTCGTACTCCATCAAGGATTCTATCAAGGAACAGCATTTTTCAGCTGTTTTTGATGATTTCTTGCAGGTTTTGAGAATGTTCACTATGAAAGGGATTGGATTTGTTTGGAGGATGATGCTGAGGTTATTGGGGTACGTTGATAAGTTAGAGAGAGCCATAACTGCATCAGCTTTGGCTTGTGGGGTTCCATCTCTCAGGATGTCCACAAGAAGAGGAATGGCTCCGCTAGCGCTGATGATCGGTTTGTTTGTTGAAGAGGCAGAGAGTGTGAGCAAAGATGCAGTTGCAGATTCCTGCAGATTTAGATCTTCTGACTTGAGGAAACTGATTATGGGTTCTAATGCGCCAGCCTCTACAATATTGATTTTGTTCCTGCAAGATAACAAGTAAAGAGTCAAGCAATgaatatcaataaattattatgaCTGGCAGGTATTCAAATTTAATCTGAAACTAACATCTCATACAATGGCAAcgtacaaattaaaaaaaataaaagataacaaGATACATAAACAGAGAGTCCACATACATAAACAGAGAAGTTATAATATTTAATGTATGTTTATTGTACCTTCATTAGATATAAAGCAACATTAAATGTACCTAAACAAAATTTCCTGGTCTCTTTTAATAATTGGAGTTCGGTTTAGGGTCAATGGCTTTCTTTTAATCATAAAGGTTGAAGGTACCCCACTTAGGCCTCATGTGCAAGAAGCAAAGAAACTAGAAAGAAAATAGTCATCAATTAAATCAGGAGccaaaaaaagaaattttaggcggtgcatttagtttaatttccaTAGGTTTTAAATAGGGTGAAAAgaaatttggaatgaaaatcaCTTCATACTAACTTTGGTATAAGGAAAACAAAAATACATGAAGGTTGAAGAAATCCGACCCATAAATTTTTAGCCACACTTGTAGCAATGAAAGTGATTTTCCACCCCCTAATAGAGAAAATCAAAACCTTCCAGAACACTCAATATTTTCTCTCCCCTCATATcatatattcttcttttttttacaACCCCAATTTCCACCTACTCAAGCAAGCATATCATTAATGAGAAGAGCAGGAAAAATGCCAAGCAGTGGTTGAACTTGAACCGCGTGCAATGCAGAGATTCGAACCATCTCCAGAAAGATTAAACATACAAGAGTTAAATAATAAAGATTTTATAGCTAAAGTGGTTTCCTTTTAATTCATTTAGTGCTATTTTCTATGTTTCACAAACATGACATTAGTAAAGACTCACGGGATTGTATATATTAACTAGCGGTGCATTGGTTAGGTATTTTGGAACTGAATGGAAAGTACCAGTACCTAaagcaaaataaaggaaatgaaCTATTCCATTTGCTAGAAGGTGAAAACTAACCCGAAAAAAGATTgcttcaagaagaagacatctgccaaaaaagaaatgaaaagaagctaaaggaaaaaggaaaatgCACCATGTGAGCCAAAGAAAAACCACTTAACTATCTTCCAATCAGATAAGCCTAACTGGAGTAATATATAAAGCATCCAATTCTTTCTTGTGGTATGGGTACGTAGGCATTCAAGCCATCAGTTGATAAAGTAACTTGTATCAAGACACTAGTAGTACTCATCACAAGGggaaattattttatatatattcagcaaattcctttttttttttactatttcatgtctctaattttaatttttcccATATATTCTCAACAAATATGACCATCTTGCATTCTAAGCCATGAAGAGCTGTTCTAACTTCTAACAAATATCTTATCGGATTCTGAATAACAAGATGATCGAGCCGTCCctagagaataaaaaatagaaataataaagaTCATCAAATACTTATATTGTCAGAGCATCCAATcagatgaaaataaaatatatgggaCCAAAAAAACTGAGGGACCGACGAATAAAAATCAGAATCTTGCGGTACTACACCAAATATACTAACATCCTGAAAACCCAAATTGCCATTATTTTATTTCTCAATTTTCAATAATATATAGGAATCCCCAACTTGATGACTTTCAAGGCATCATCATCGAACAGGTTTTCATGGATAGATCGCACGAATTCCTAAGCAATCGAACgccaaaaagcagagaaagcGCATCAAGCATCAAACCACAACACCAATAAAATCACAACGATAATAGCAAATTAACCACCTAACTCCcccaaaagaaataaaattaaataaaaattaaaaataatccACTCATGAAGTcattcaataattaattaatcacaCCGCGAAAGAAACATTTCTTTTGTCCACTTGAATTTCATATTTCCTTTTTTGCTgagggaaaaaaaaaggaggGGGTGAAAAATATCCGTACGTGAAAATAGTAATATTTTTTGGGACTGGAAGTGAAGTTAGGTACGTACTTTTCATCCTTGACGGCGAGGTTGAGCAAGGCGAGGAGCGCGGGTTCGTGTGACTCGGACGAGTCGACTCGGAGCATGGAAACGAGCGGACCGACAGCTTCAGAGAGCTGTCGGCGGCAGCGGGGGGAGGTCTTGGTGAGCCTCCGGATGTCGCGGGCTGCCTGGACCTGGAGTTCAGGGTCGCCGGAGTAGAGGAGCTGGAGGGCCCGGCGGACTGCGAGGGGCGTGCGGGGCTCGTCGGCGTCGAAGATGCCGTCGGCGCTCTGGCCCTCTGAGGAGGATGAATAGGAAGGCGaggaagggaaagaagaaggagaatgaGGACTCTCCatggatgagagagagagagagagagagagagtaaaagaaagaaaaatctgGGTGTGTATGTGAGGGTGTGAGATTTATTTAAGAGGTTGAGAAAAAGaataggagagagagagagagagagagagtaattAAAGGTGAGGTGGAGGTTATGGGTGAGGCGTTAAGCAACAGTTATGAAACAACAGTTATAGGCACAGAGATGGtgatggagagagagagagaaagaggtgGTATTGTTTGTTGGCTACATGCTTGGGCCTTGGGAGAATGGGAGGTAGTAGTAGTTCGGTAAAACTTTTCTTAGATCATGCTTTAATATCTTTTACcccattttatttattttattttattttattcattattaaattatgaaaaaagttttaatactaataaaatttattatttttaactaatatttcaattattaattcaattttttatttaataattaaataatatatttttattttatactttttaatattattaattaattatttacaaaaaataataaattttaataatcttatagtatttttcttaaattattattactactgctactttgtttgtttttctggaTGTGTGATTTGAGTTGGTCTCCTTTCAGTCAACACTCAACAATAACTTCATTCTTTGAATTTTAATGCTATCAAACCTAAATCAATCAATCTTTATTAAAGACTACCTAcgtatttattttgattttattatttaaccAACACTTTGTAATTGTTTAAAGAAAGGTTTagctaatttttattttaaatacatattttaagATTATTACTTAAAAAGTTTGTATAGAAAAAATACAAAGTTTAAatctttaatatatatttttagggtataagttaattttaaaacttaatatatattttaaggatataagttaattaaatttttatagaatttagttatgttgtatttttaaaatatcgTTTAATaatacaacaacaataacaacaaaacTTTGTACCACTATGtagggtcggctacatgaatcaaacgatgCCATTgagctctgtcatgtatcatgtctacagaaaAAAcagtttacatgtagatctcgtttgaccacctcgtAGATGATCTTCTTAGGTCTTTCCCTGTCTTTCACCCTTtatccatcttccatctcatccaccatCCTGATTTGGTGTTTTGTCGGTCTTCTTCTCATATGTCCAAACCACTTGAGACGCGATTCTaacatcttttccacaatggacgctactccaactctctccttTATATCttcatttcttattttattcaatcgcgtatgaccactcatccatttcaacatcttcatctctgccacactcaacTTATGTTCATACTCCCTTTTGGCCGCCCAACACTTCGTACCAtaaagcatagccggtcttatagcagtgcgatagaatttacctttaagttttaaaggcatttatttgtcgcatataaaaccagatgcactttgtcattttgaccaacctgcttggatcctataaTTTACAtcatgttcaatctctccattatcctatATCATGTACCtgagatacttaaaacttttaacttttcgtaggataTTTTCTTCAATCTTCACTTCTATATTAGGGTTTTCCCTACTCAAAccgaacttacattccatatattccgtcttgctacggcttatgcgcagaccatataCTTCTAGGGCTTCTCTTCATAAGTCCAACTtgttatttaggtcttcccttgactctctcataaggacgatatcatcggcaaaaagcatgtaCCATGACACAAGCTCTTGGATGTGCTTTCAAGACTAACGTGAAAATATATGGAGTTAAGAATGATCcatggtgtaatcctataccaatagaaaATTCATCACCATCTAGAGTTTTCACACTAGTTGTATCCCATCATATATGTCTTTAATTGCACGAATATATGCGATCTTTATTCTCCTATTTTTTAAAACATTCTATAAGACCTCTCTTGGCATCCTATcgtacgctttttccaaatcaataaacaccatatcatttttttttgtgactgaaataaattaaacaaagaaaaacaaaacaaacaaaacaaggaACTGCTTAAATAGAGGGGCAATCCTGTTTAATACTACTCTTAAACTCCTCCCAAGGTGAAAGAAGCTCCACATGCGAAAGTTGTAACTTCATCGCCATCTTTGCCATAGTATCTGCCACCGTGTTTGCATCTCTCATAATCAAACGAAAGTCAACACGCCAATTCCAATGcatgatatctcttattttgagCACCAATGGATCAATAAACCCAAAATCATCTTGAGTAACAAGATTAAATGCTTCCACACAATCCGTCTCACAAATAACATCTCATTGACCCACATCCCAAGCTAAGAGATAtcctctccaaatagcaaacaattctccttgaagaatactattattctcaatcattcccaaacaCCCCATTTGCCAGCTCCCATTACAATCTCTAAtaacacaagcaaaaccaacactatcacccgaaccaaaataactagcatcagcatcacaattaatcttaaaagtacCAATGGATGAGGGATTCCAAAAACCATTTAGAGTAGAGGGAAGGGACATACgttgtaatttaaaaatattcctaagctCATTTTCTGAAGTTAATGCCAGACAAATTACTTTTTTCGGAGACCAAGTTTCATGGGGATTAAATACCATatcatttaataatataataataaaaagttaaaatctaataaatatttttaaataaattttaataaaatatttttattgtgtttttaaAATCTCTTCTTAAGACATATATTAACaatatctttatttaaattattaaacctTACATCTTTTGGAATGCAGATACATTATACATGTTGACCGTTACCattttagtatattatcttAATAAATTTGAATATTATATGGATTAAAAAATTGGATTACTAATtcagtttaaaaaaattaaataagtttCAACATGACTGATAAACCAGAAATTTTAAATACCGACAAATCAAACAAATTTATGGAAAAATACTATAggttatcaaaattttattgttttttgttattatttagttattaatttaattcttttaatttattttttttagtctaataatacaataatatattttatttcatatttttaaacattaataattaattgatagtcaaaaataataaattatgatgATTTTCTAATATTCctcatttatatatatactgaaaaaattgtattaaaaaatattaaatttattctcaaatatatttaaattattacagGGTATTCTCATAAGTATATCACGTTTATACAACTTAATTATACAAATTAATTAATCTAATATAATAGTCTATTTGTATAGAAATTTTATATTCTATACCAATGTCGCAAAACTATTTAAATACAATTTCtagaattttatatatatatatatatcaaatataACAAAGGGAGATGATATAATAGCGCGGAGTATTCCAAACATAAATGTAAATTAAAAGACATAATAAAACAGACAATGTCAAAACTTGTAGCATTTTGTATAGAAAGATTAATTTACTTCATGTATCAAAGTTGCATTGAGAAGAGTAATTAGTGTTTTGAAAATTAGACTGGATCGTTAAATACAACTTGTATAACCGTCACCGTATCAAAATCCAATTTGGTCTAATCAATTAAATGTCCATTTTAAAAATAGGTATcacataaatttaaaaaaaaaaatctaaaaaccAGTGAAC is a window from the Arachis stenosperma cultivar V10309 chromosome 3, arast.V10309.gnm1.PFL2, whole genome shotgun sequence genome containing:
- the LOC130969885 gene encoding U-box domain-containing protein 4 translates to MESPHSPSSFPSSPSYSSSSEGQSADGIFDADEPRTPLAVRRALQLLYSGDPELQVQAARDIRRLTKTSPRCRRQLSEAVGPLVSMLRVDSSESHEPALLALLNLAVKDEKNKINIVEAGALEPIISFLKSEDLNLQESATASLLTLSASSTNKPIISASGAIPLLVDILRDGTPQAKADAVMALSNLSTYPNNLSIILQTNPIPFIVNILKTCKKSSKTAEKCCSLIESLMEYDEGRIALTLEEGGVLAVVEVLESGTLQSREHAVGALLTMCESDRCKYREPILREGVIPGLLELTVQGTPKSQSKARTLLQLLRESPYPRSEIQPDTLENIVCNIISQIDGDDQSGKAKKMLAEMVQVSMEQSLRHLQQRALVCTPTSDLPIASEVPSKS